One segment of Candidatus Limnocylindrales bacterium DNA contains the following:
- a CDS encoding isoprenyl transferase, with amino-acid sequence MNPPPIGEGLPRHVAVIMDGNGRWATQRGLSRIQGHRKGKDSVREIVETAREIGIEYLTLYAFSTENWERPGREVEALMGLLRRYLRTEVNKMMRHGIRLRAIGNLRRLPREVLSDLRDVEHRTRDNSGMTVQLAVSYGSREEILAAARKLARRVRDGDLAAEDIDEEAFAGALMTATIPDPDLLIRTSGEMRLSNFLLWQAAYTELYITETLWPDFRRPQFLAALAEFKKRRRRFGRTDQQLAQEA; translated from the coding sequence GTGAATCCGCCGCCGATCGGAGAGGGCCTCCCTCGCCACGTTGCCGTCATCATGGACGGCAATGGACGCTGGGCCACGCAGCGCGGGCTCAGCCGGATCCAGGGACATCGCAAGGGCAAGGACTCGGTGCGCGAGATCGTCGAGACGGCGCGCGAGATCGGCATCGAGTACCTGACGCTGTACGCGTTTTCGACGGAGAACTGGGAGCGGCCCGGGCGTGAGGTCGAAGCGCTCATGGGCCTGCTGCGACGCTACCTTCGCACCGAGGTCAACAAGATGATGCGTCACGGCATCCGCCTGCGCGCCATCGGCAATCTCCGGCGGCTTCCGCGCGAGGTCCTGTCCGACCTGCGCGACGTCGAGCACCGCACTCGCGACAACTCGGGAATGACGGTACAGCTCGCCGTCAGCTACGGCAGCAGGGAGGAGATCCTGGCGGCGGCGCGCAAGCTCGCGCGTCGCGTGCGCGACGGCGACCTGGCGGCCGAAGACATCGACGAAGAGGCCTTTGCCGGCGCACTCATGACGGCCACGATTCCCGATCCCGATCTCCTCATCCGCACGAGCGGCGAGATGCGGCTGTCCAACTTCCTGCTGTGGCAGGCGGCGTACACCGAGCTCTACATCACCGAGACGTTGTGGCCCGACTTTCGCCGGCCGCAGTTCCTTGCGGCGTTGGCCGAGTTCAAGAAGCGCCGCCGCCGTTTCGGCCGCACCGATCAGCAGCTCGCACAGGAGGCGTGA
- a CDS encoding phosphatidate cytidylyltransferase, translating into MLRTRIVTAIIAIPILIWLILSASPAVYNFVVLLCTFISLRELAAMQREMINGGTLLTAGAGMVIAVSMLIDETGRAVSAGLVVALVGILLGTLATAKNMQRSVVGAGQILFASLYGGLLLPHLIWLRAQPGGPKLVFFLLACVMASDAGGYFGGRAFGRRKLWPSVSPNKTIEGAISSVVAAVFVGAIFDEVLVDRFGAVEVVFVAAVISLLGQVGDLAESMIKRAYDAKDSGWILPGHGGVLDRTDSMVLPIVFTYYYAVLSVA; encoded by the coding sequence GTGCTCAGGACGAGGATAGTCACGGCCATCATCGCCATTCCTATCCTCATCTGGCTGATCCTTTCCGCTTCGCCGGCGGTCTACAATTTTGTCGTCCTTCTGTGCACGTTCATCTCGCTTCGCGAGCTGGCCGCGATGCAGCGCGAGATGATCAACGGCGGCACGCTTCTGACCGCCGGCGCCGGCATGGTCATCGCGGTCTCCATGCTCATCGACGAAACCGGACGGGCGGTGTCGGCCGGCCTGGTCGTTGCGCTGGTGGGAATCCTTCTGGGAACGCTCGCGACCGCCAAGAACATGCAGAGGAGCGTCGTCGGCGCCGGCCAGATCCTGTTCGCCTCGCTGTACGGCGGTCTGCTGCTGCCGCATCTGATCTGGCTTCGCGCGCAGCCGGGTGGGCCGAAGCTCGTGTTCTTTCTGCTGGCCTGCGTCATGGCCAGCGACGCCGGCGGCTACTTCGGCGGCCGCGCCTTCGGGCGCCGCAAGCTGTGGCCGAGCGTCTCACCGAACAAGACCATCGAGGGCGCCATCAGCTCGGTCGTTGCGGCAGTTTTCGTCGGAGCTATCTTCGACGAGGTGCTCGTCGACCGGTTCGGGGCCGTCGAAGTCGTTTTCGTGGCGGCAGTGATATCCCTTCTGGGCCAGGTCGGGGATCTGGCCGAGTCCATGATCAAGCGCGCGTATGACGCCAAGGACTCCGGCTGGATCCTGCCGGGCCATGGCGGCGTGCTCGATCGGACCGACAGCATGGTGCTGCCGATCGTGTTCACCTACTACTACGCCGTCCTCAGCGTGGCGTAA
- the rseP gene encoding RIP metalloprotease RseP has translation MAVGSMLAAVLVLAIVIFVHELGHFLAGKWNNVEVRVFSMGFGPTLFARKFGETVYRLALVPLGGYVRMAGYDEEGGDDEDAPADPRRGFTSKSLAARATIVAAGPAVNLIFAALLFTFCAYVYGVSVPSDKPVVEAVAPGQPAEAGGLKAGDTVVAVDSRPITKWEDLLDVVVSSGGKALTFEVIDESGARRTAVVTPKLAPRYDEFGEEGESVFQIGVLRSEETQEVGLTRAASVGVQQTAGYSWMIVQTVARLFQGRLSAGDLGGPILIAREASRQARSGLRPLLIFMALISVNLGIVNLLPIPVLDGGHLAFMAFEAVRGKPLSLRVREYALQVGMVLIGALMIFVVFNDIVRIVAG, from the coding sequence ATGGCCGTTGGAAGCATGCTTGCCGCAGTTCTCGTTCTCGCCATCGTCATTTTCGTCCACGAGCTCGGTCACTTTCTGGCCGGGAAGTGGAACAACGTCGAAGTGCGGGTTTTTTCGATGGGTTTCGGCCCGACCCTGTTCGCCAGGAAGTTCGGCGAGACGGTCTACCGTCTGGCCCTGGTTCCGCTCGGCGGCTACGTGCGCATGGCCGGATACGACGAGGAGGGCGGGGACGACGAGGACGCCCCCGCCGACCCCAGGCGCGGGTTCACGAGCAAGAGCCTGGCTGCCCGCGCCACCATCGTGGCAGCGGGCCCCGCGGTGAACCTGATTTTTGCGGCGCTGCTCTTCACCTTTTGCGCCTACGTCTACGGCGTCTCGGTTCCGTCCGACAAGCCGGTGGTCGAGGCGGTCGCGCCCGGGCAGCCGGCCGAGGCCGGCGGTCTCAAAGCCGGCGATACCGTCGTGGCGGTCGATTCGCGGCCGATCACCAAATGGGAGGACCTCCTCGACGTGGTCGTGAGCAGCGGCGGCAAGGCGCTGACGTTCGAAGTCATCGACGAAAGCGGCGCGCGCCGCACGGCCGTCGTCACGCCCAAGCTGGCTCCGCGCTATGACGAGTTCGGGGAGGAGGGCGAGTCGGTCTTCCAGATTGGCGTCCTTCGCTCCGAGGAGACGCAGGAGGTGGGGCTGACGCGCGCGGCCAGCGTTGGCGTGCAGCAGACGGCCGGCTACTCCTGGATGATCGTGCAGACCGTGGCGCGGCTGTTCCAGGGCCGGCTCTCGGCTGGGGATCTGGGCGGGCCGATCCTCATCGCGCGCGAGGCGAGCCGGCAGGCGCGCTCGGGGCTGCGGCCGCTGCTGATCTTCATGGCGCTCATCAGCGTCAACCTCGGCATCGTCAACCTGCTGCCCATCCCGGTGCTGGACGGCGGCCATCTGGCGTTCATGGCCTTCGAGGCGGTGCGCGGGAAGCCGCTGTCGCTGCGCGTTCGCGAGTACGCGCTGCAGGTGGGGATGGTGCTCATCGGCGCGCTGATGATCTTCGTCGTCTTCAACGACATCGTTCGGATCGTGGCTGGGTGA
- the tsaB gene encoding tRNA (adenosine(37)-N6)-threonylcarbamoyltransferase complex dimerization subunit type 1 TsaB yields the protein MSRGVVLLALDTAGPRPGAAVVDAGGRVRSSYLDESSGKRSEAVGALAVELLAQAGLALSALQAIAVVTGPGSYTGLRTGLALVRGLAFLDSLPVVGVGSLELFAFRAGSAGKSVLAVASAGSERFYCAAYAHAGDTVEARDDVGVLEADELRRRIDEHRGADCLIAADAASTPSIVALRPVPTVVRVDDGAVTDLARLGVARHARGQARPAAQVLPCYVGTSTPRPNQARVAAAFLRPHGGAHQPE from the coding sequence GTGAGCCGCGGCGTCGTCCTTCTTGCTCTGGACACGGCCGGGCCTCGTCCCGGCGCCGCCGTCGTGGACGCGGGCGGCCGCGTTCGATCCAGCTATCTCGACGAAAGCAGCGGCAAACGTTCCGAGGCGGTCGGCGCGCTGGCCGTGGAGCTTCTCGCGCAGGCCGGGCTTGCGCTTTCTGCGCTGCAGGCCATTGCGGTGGTGACCGGCCCCGGCTCCTACACCGGCCTTCGAACGGGGCTGGCACTGGTCCGGGGCCTGGCCTTTCTCGATTCCCTGCCCGTCGTCGGCGTTGGCAGCCTCGAGCTGTTCGCCTTCCGCGCCGGCTCGGCCGGCAAGTCCGTGCTCGCCGTCGCCAGCGCCGGCAGCGAGCGCTTCTACTGCGCCGCCTACGCGCACGCCGGCGATACCGTGGAAGCACGCGACGACGTCGGCGTGCTCGAGGCGGACGAGCTGAGGCGGCGGATCGACGAGCATCGCGGCGCCGACTGCCTCATCGCCGCCGATGCCGCATCGACGCCGTCGATCGTGGCGCTGCGCCCGGTTCCGACGGTGGTCCGCGTCGACGACGGTGCGGTGACAGATCTCGCACGGCTCGGCGTTGCCAGGCACGCGCGCGGGCAGGCGCGGCCGGCTGCGCAGGTGCTGCCGTGCTATGTCGGCACGAGCACGCCGCGCCCGAACCAGGCGCGCGTCGCCGCCGCGTTCCTGCGCCCGCACGGCGGGGCGCATCAGCCAGAGTAA
- the ilvN gene encoding acetolactate synthase small subunit: protein MTESAKHTISILVENEFGVLSRVAGMFSGRGYNIESLSVAETLDESVSRITLTVRGSASVLEQIIKQLNKLVAVIRVVDFREGEYVERELALIKVAFDSAARAEVMNIVSIFRASVVDVGTNVCIIETTGAEAKIEAMIRLLAPLGIKEIARTGSAALYRGERLLTVAEENNAAGETAVKENVA from the coding sequence ATGACCGAGTCTGCCAAGCACACGATTTCCATCCTGGTCGAGAACGAGTTCGGCGTGCTCTCGCGCGTCGCCGGCATGTTCAGCGGCCGCGGCTACAACATCGAGAGCCTGTCGGTGGCCGAGACGCTCGATGAGTCCGTCTCGCGCATCACGCTGACCGTGCGCGGCAGCGCATCGGTCCTCGAGCAGATCATCAAGCAGCTGAACAAGCTGGTGGCGGTCATCCGCGTCGTCGACTTCCGCGAAGGCGAGTACGTCGAGCGGGAGCTGGCGCTGATCAAGGTAGCGTTCGATTCGGCCGCGCGCGCCGAGGTGATGAACATCGTCAGCATCTTCCGCGCCAGCGTCGTCGACGTCGGGACGAACGTCTGCATCATCGAGACCACCGGAGCCGAGGCGAAGATCGAGGCGATGATCCGCCTCCTGGCGCCGCTCGGCATAAAGGAAATCGCCCGCACGGGAAGCGCCGCTCTCTATCGCGGGGAACGCCTGCTCACCGTGGCCGAAGAAAACAACGCCGCAGGTGAGACCGCGGTCAAGGAGAACGTGGCATGA
- the ilvC gene encoding ketol-acid reductoisomerase, with amino-acid sequence MKIYDKNEADLGKITGKTVAVIGYGSQGHAHAMNLRDSGVKVIIGLRSGSGSAKKASEAGFEVMPVGEAVANADVIMMLVPDELAGELYAAEIGPNLKKGAYFSVAHGFNIHFKKITPPSDAGVFMVAPKGPGHLVRSEFTKGMGVPCLLAVHQDGPGDTEAVGLAYAAAIGGTRAAVIGTTFREETETDLFGEQAVLCGGLTELIRAGYETLVDAGYAPEMAYFECMHEVKLIVDLLYEGGIANMRYSISNTAEYGDLTRGKRVIGPETRAAMKQVLAEIQSGKFADEWITEYKCGLPHFRELQKEGENHPIEQVGSRLRALMPWLQKDKLVDRSRN; translated from the coding sequence ATGAAGATCTACGACAAGAACGAAGCCGACCTCGGCAAGATCACGGGAAAGACCGTGGCGGTGATCGGCTACGGCAGCCAGGGGCACGCGCACGCGATGAACCTGCGCGACAGCGGCGTCAAGGTCATCATCGGCCTGCGCTCGGGCAGCGGCTCCGCCAAGAAGGCGAGCGAAGCGGGCTTCGAGGTGATGCCGGTGGGCGAGGCGGTGGCCAACGCCGACGTGATCATGATGCTGGTGCCGGACGAGCTTGCCGGCGAACTCTACGCGGCCGAGATCGGACCCAACCTGAAGAAGGGCGCGTACTTCTCGGTCGCGCACGGCTTCAACATCCACTTCAAGAAGATCACGCCGCCGTCGGATGCGGGCGTCTTCATGGTGGCGCCGAAAGGCCCCGGCCACCTCGTGCGCAGCGAGTTCACCAAGGGAATGGGTGTGCCGTGCCTTCTAGCCGTGCATCAGGACGGCCCCGGCGACACCGAGGCCGTCGGCCTGGCCTATGCGGCCGCCATCGGCGGCACGCGCGCGGCCGTCATCGGCACCACGTTCCGCGAGGAAACCGAGACCGATCTCTTCGGTGAGCAGGCAGTGCTGTGCGGAGGTCTGACTGAGCTCATCCGCGCCGGCTACGAGACCCTGGTGGATGCCGGCTACGCGCCCGAGATGGCGTACTTCGAGTGCATGCACGAGGTGAAGCTGATCGTCGACCTGCTCTACGAAGGCGGCATCGCCAACATGCGCTACTCCATCAGCAACACCGCCGAGTACGGCGACCTGACGCGCGGCAAGCGCGTGATCGGCCCGGAGACGCGCGCGGCCATGAAGCAGGTGCTCGCCGAGATCCAGTCGGGCAAGTTCGCCGACGAGTGGATCACCGAATACAAGTGCGGCCTGCCGCACTTCCGCGAGCTGCAGAAGGAAGGCGAGAACCATCCCATCGAGCAGGTCGGCTCGCGCCTGCGTGCGCTGATGCCGTGGCTGCAGAAGGACAAGCTCGTCGACCGCTCGCGCAACTGA
- a CDS encoding phosphatidylserine decarboxylase family protein: MKFASEGATVAAIAAAVAVAAGAALGWPAFVVGAVVATGVLLFFRDPERYPPTEGDAIISPADGRVVAVEENATPHRFAPEATSRITIFMSPLDVHINRSPAAGVVERVEHRPGKFAAAYRAEASEINESNSLLLRTSSGARIVVVQIAGWLARRIICHVRPGAELATGQRFGLIMFGSRVDVFLPPGTRLMVRVGEKVRSGETLIAQLVQGAANETQAA; this comes from the coding sequence ATGAAGTTCGCCAGCGAAGGAGCCACGGTGGCGGCGATCGCCGCTGCCGTGGCCGTAGCGGCGGGTGCGGCGCTGGGATGGCCGGCTTTCGTTGTCGGCGCCGTCGTGGCCACCGGCGTGCTGCTGTTCTTTCGCGATCCCGAGCGTTACCCGCCGACCGAGGGCGATGCCATCATCAGTCCGGCCGACGGCCGCGTGGTGGCGGTGGAGGAGAACGCGACGCCGCACCGCTTCGCTCCCGAAGCGACTTCCCGGATCACGATCTTCATGTCCCCCCTGGACGTCCACATCAATCGCAGCCCCGCCGCCGGCGTCGTCGAGAGGGTCGAGCACCGGCCCGGCAAGTTCGCTGCGGCCTATCGGGCGGAAGCCTCCGAGATCAACGAATCCAACTCGCTCCTTCTGCGCACCTCCTCGGGTGCGCGGATCGTGGTGGTGCAGATTGCTGGATGGCTCGCTCGCCGTATCATCTGCCATGTGCGTCCCGGCGCGGAGCTGGCGACGGGCCAGCGTTTCGGGCTGATCATGTTCGGTTCCAGAGTCGACGTCTTCCTCCCTCCCGGCACCCGGCTGATGGTGCGCGTCGGAGAGAAGGTGCGATCGGGCGAGACACTCATCGCGCAGCTCGTCCAAGGAGCGGCCAATGAAACCCAGGCAGCGTGA
- the pssA gene encoding CDP-diacylglycerol--serine O-phosphatidyltransferase has protein sequence MKPRQRDLRVAPLHDGVPRGIYLLPNLVTSMGLFCGIFSIVQTMQGAYYNAALAILVAHIFDGLDGRIARMTNSTSRFGIEYDSLCDLVSFGVAPGLLIYKWALVPWGVWGWTAISLYVICSAIRLARFNILVGRIDSNYFMGLPVPASATMLASVVLMYRYVGRSGLPAKHVTLLLLTWSLALLMVSSIKYPSFKNLKLHSRQPISRFVVLVLLLSVAVAAYQAFLFAGMSLYVASGPALWLWSQWHPSKEAPMAASAEVDGDEGERDERGHGGIA, from the coding sequence ATGAAACCCAGGCAGCGTGACCTTCGCGTAGCGCCGCTGCACGACGGCGTGCCGCGCGGGATCTATCTCCTGCCCAATCTGGTCACGTCGATGGGGTTGTTCTGCGGCATCTTCTCCATCGTCCAGACGATGCAGGGCGCCTACTACAACGCCGCGCTGGCGATTCTGGTCGCCCACATCTTCGACGGCCTGGACGGGCGCATCGCGCGCATGACCAACTCGACCAGCCGCTTCGGGATCGAATACGACTCCCTGTGCGACCTGGTCTCCTTCGGCGTGGCTCCCGGCCTGCTCATCTATAAGTGGGCGCTGGTGCCGTGGGGAGTCTGGGGCTGGACCGCGATCAGCCTCTACGTGATCTGCTCGGCCATCCGGCTCGCGCGCTTCAACATCCTGGTCGGACGCATCGACTCGAACTATTTCATGGGGCTGCCGGTGCCGGCTTCGGCGACGATGCTCGCATCGGTCGTGCTGATGTATCGCTACGTGGGCCGCTCGGGCCTGCCGGCCAAGCACGTCACGCTGCTGCTTCTGACGTGGTCGCTGGCGCTGCTGATGGTGAGCAGCATCAAGTACCCGAGCTTCAAGAACCTGAAGCTGCACAGCCGCCAGCCGATCTCGCGCTTCGTGGTGCTCGTGCTGCTGCTGAGCGTGGCGGTGGCGGCCTACCAGGCTTTCCTGTTCGCAGGCATGTCGCTGTACGTGGCCTCTGGCCCGGCGCTGTGGCTGTGGAGCCAGTGGCATCCGAGCAAGGAGGCGCCGATGGCCGCATCGGCGGAAGTCGATGGCGACGAGGGCGAGCGCGACGAGCGCGGCCACGGTGGAATTGCTTGA
- a CDS encoding 2-isopropylmalate synthase, with protein sequence MTTTNNADDWVRIFDTTLRDGEQSPGCTMNVEEKLVVARQLEALGVDVIEAGFAAASPGDFESVKAVAAAVSGPVVLSLARPREADIERALSAVKAARKPGIHVFIATSDLHLEHKLGMSRAEVIDAAVWAVERCKRDVDYVEFSAEDASRSDVEYLIQVFGAVIAAGARVCNVPDTTGYAVPAQLRELFRRLSTETPGGDRVIWSTHNHNDLGLAVANSLAAVEGGARQVECTINGIGERAGNTSMEEVVMALDTRRDHFSVATRVNTRQIYPASQTLSKVIGVPISPTKPIVGANAFAHEAGIHQDGVLKNVLTYEIMRPASVGRVSNALVLGKHSGRHAFAARLKELGIDLTSIDVNEAFARFKDLADKKKDVYDEDLFAIVAEDLDVPQHFELRDVEVASTLHGAPRAKVTMRVGGAELTASANGDGIVDACYQAIKNLTRIDPKLESYQVKGITGGTDAIGDVSCFIREGDIGVRGHGAHTDVVMASALAFVDALNRLQSRRARQAAAEEVAAIDTVGP encoded by the coding sequence ATGACCACGACGAACAACGCCGACGATTGGGTACGCATTTTCGATACGACCCTGCGTGACGGCGAGCAATCGCCCGGCTGCACCATGAACGTGGAGGAAAAGCTGGTCGTGGCGCGCCAGCTCGAAGCGCTCGGCGTGGATGTCATCGAGGCCGGTTTTGCAGCGGCCTCTCCCGGCGATTTCGAGTCGGTCAAGGCCGTCGCTGCCGCGGTCAGCGGCCCGGTGGTGCTGAGCCTGGCGCGCCCGCGCGAGGCGGACATCGAGCGCGCGCTGTCGGCGGTCAAGGCGGCCAGGAAGCCGGGCATCCACGTCTTCATCGCGACCTCCGACCTGCACCTGGAGCACAAGCTGGGAATGTCGCGTGCCGAGGTCATCGACGCGGCGGTGTGGGCGGTGGAACGCTGCAAGCGCGACGTCGATTACGTCGAATTCTCGGCCGAGGACGCATCGCGCAGCGACGTCGAGTATCTGATCCAGGTGTTCGGCGCGGTGATCGCCGCCGGTGCCCGCGTATGCAACGTTCCCGACACCACCGGCTACGCGGTGCCGGCGCAGCTGCGCGAGCTGTTCCGCCGTCTGAGCACCGAAACTCCCGGCGGCGACCGCGTCATCTGGAGCACGCACAACCACAACGACCTCGGACTGGCCGTGGCCAACTCGCTGGCGGCCGTCGAAGGCGGCGCACGCCAGGTCGAATGCACGATCAACGGCATCGGCGAGCGCGCCGGCAACACCTCGATGGAAGAGGTGGTGATGGCGCTGGACACGCGCCGCGACCACTTCTCGGTCGCCACGCGCGTGAACACGCGCCAGATCTACCCAGCCAGTCAGACTCTCTCGAAGGTGATCGGCGTGCCGATCTCGCCGACCAAGCCGATCGTCGGCGCGAACGCGTTCGCGCACGAGGCGGGCATCCATCAGGACGGCGTGCTCAAGAACGTCCTGACCTACGAGATCATGCGACCGGCCTCGGTTGGCCGTGTCAGCAATGCGCTGGTGCTCGGCAAGCACTCGGGGCGCCACGCCTTTGCCGCCCGCCTGAAGGAGCTGGGCATCGATCTGACCAGCATCGACGTCAACGAGGCCTTCGCCCGGTTCAAGGATCTGGCCGACAAGAAGAAGGACGTGTACGACGAGGACCTCTTCGCCATCGTCGCCGAGGATCTGGACGTGCCGCAGCACTTCGAGCTGCGCGACGTCGAAGTCGCTTCCACCCTGCACGGCGCCCCGCGCGCGAAGGTGACGATGAGGGTCGGCGGCGCCGAGCTGACCGCCAGCGCCAACGGCGACGGCATCGTCGATGCCTGCTACCAGGCCATCAAGAACCTGACGCGCATCGATCCGAAGCTCGAGAGCTACCAGGTCAAGGGCATCACCGGCGGCACCGACGCCATCGGCGACGTGTCGTGCTTCATCCGCGAAGGCGACATCGGCGTGCGCGGGCACGGAGCCCACACCGACGTGGTAATGGCCAGCGCGCTCGCGTTCGTGGACGCACTCAACCGGCTGCAGAGCCGCCGCGCGCGGCAGGCGGCGGCCGAGGAAGTGGCGGCCATCGACACGGTTGGTCCCTAG
- the truA gene encoding tRNA pseudouridine(38-40) synthase TruA: MRVRGLIEYLGTGWAGWQAQDGVPTIQCEIEKAIRIATGIELRIAVAGRTDAGVHAHGQVIAFDVPDDTDLFRLRGSLNGLTADSICVVTLERAGDAFDPRKDAVSRTYRYTIVHGRPRSPFLDDRAWTLYAPLPVERLLELAPMVIGERDFHAFRASDCESRSTFRNVLDSRWESDGTSVLTYTVTANAFLKQMVRTLVGTMVDVALDRVTKETFALLLSGRGTRQDAGRTAPARGLTLLRVDYPADALRSPIR, encoded by the coding sequence GTGAGAGTCCGCGGACTCATCGAGTATCTCGGCACGGGCTGGGCCGGCTGGCAGGCGCAGGACGGCGTGCCGACGATCCAGTGCGAGATCGAGAAGGCGATCCGCATCGCCACCGGCATCGAGCTGCGCATCGCCGTGGCCGGCCGCACCGATGCCGGCGTGCACGCGCACGGGCAGGTCATCGCCTTCGATGTTCCCGACGACACCGACCTGTTTCGCCTGCGCGGCTCGCTCAACGGGCTGACGGCCGACAGCATCTGCGTCGTCACGCTGGAGCGCGCCGGCGACGCCTTCGACCCGCGCAAGGACGCCGTCTCGCGCACCTACCGCTACACGATCGTGCACGGGCGGCCACGCTCTCCATTTCTCGACGATCGCGCGTGGACGCTCTACGCGCCGCTTCCGGTCGAGCGCCTGCTCGAGCTGGCGCCGATGGTCATCGGCGAACGCGACTTCCACGCCTTCCGGGCCTCCGATTGCGAGTCGCGAAGCACGTTCCGCAACGTCCTCGACAGCCGCTGGGAATCGGACGGCACGTCGGTCCTGACGTACACGGTGACGGCCAACGCGTTCCTGAAGCAGATGGTGCGCACGCTCGTGGGCACCATGGTCGACGTCGCGCTGGACCGGGTCACGAAGGAGACGTTCGCACTGCTGTTGTCGGGCAGGGGAACGCGGCAGGACGCGGGGAGGACCGCGCCGGCCAGGGGCCTGACGTTGCTGCGCGTCGATTATCCAGCCGACGCGCTACGGTCGCCTATTCGATGA